The Rhizobium grahamii DNA window GCCTGGATAACGAGCTGTGCGGCCTCCGGCACGGTCATGAAGAAGCGGGTAATCTCCGCATGGGTCAAGGTGATCGGGCCGCCGCGACCAATCTGCTGGCGAAACAAGGGAACGACTGAGCCCGAAGAACCAAGAACGTTTCCAAAGCGGACCATGGAGAATGTCGTTGTCGAGCTCTGCGCCGCCTGTGCCTGCAGGACCATTTCCGCAAGCCTCTTTGTCGCGCCCATGATGTTGGTCGGTCGGACCGCCTTGTCGGTGCTGACAAGGATCAACCGGTCCACACCGGCGGCAACTGCCGCTCGTGACACGGTGAGCGTGCCGAAAACATTGGTCTTGACGCCCTCTGCGGGGTTTTGCTCGACAAGGGGAACATGCTTGTAGGCGGCGGCGTGATAGACCGTAGCCGGTTGCCACGTGTCGAATATGCTTTTGATGCGCGCCTCGTCGCAGACGCTGGCGAGCAGCGGCACGATCGGAAACATATCCTCCGTCACGTCGCCCGATAGCTCGTTGTGCAGCGCATAGATGCCGTATTCGTTCTGATCGAGCAGCAGAAGTGCTGAAGGCTGGAGTTTCGCGATTTCACGGCAAAGCTGGCTTCCGATCGAACCAGCAGCGCCGGTGACGAGGACCACGCGCCCCTTCACATTCTGCTCGAGAAGCGATGGATTAGGAGGTACTGCGCTACGTCCAAGCAGATCTTCGATGTCGAGATCCTGCAGATCCGTCAATTGCGCGCGCCCGACCGCAAGCGCGCCGATATCGGGAACGGTGCGCACTGCTACTTTGGCGCTTCTCAGCGTCTCGATGATTTCGTTGCGGCGTGCCCTGTCGATCTGCGGGAGGGCCAGAAGCACCGTCCGTACTCGCAGCTCGGCGCAGGTCTTCAGAATGGTTGCGGGATTGAAGACCTTCACGCCGTTGATCAGGTTGCCCTGCAAACCGGGGTCGTCGTCCAGAAAGCCAACGACCTTGAATTCGCCTCCGTGACCCAGCGCACTTACGAGCTGCCGCCCTTGTGGGCCGGTGCCATAAACGAGGGTCCTGACTTCGGTGTTCTGCCTCAGAATGCGGTTATAGGCATCGTAGAGGAAATAGCGCGCCACGAAGCGCGAAAGGCCAACGGCGAGGAGCAAAAGCAGCGGCTGCAATATGCCGACCGTGCGCGGTATCGTCGGAATGCTGACGACAGTGAAAATCACCATGTACAGCAATCCGTAGATCGCCACGCATTTGATCACCGTGACGAAAGCGGCCCAGCCGATGAAACGGAATATCGCTCTGTAGAGGCCCGAGGTCACAAAAAGCGGTAACGCAATCAGCAGCGATACGGGAATCGTGACGTATTGGACGCCAGACAGGGCATACCAATCGTTGAAGCGAAAGCAGAACGCCAGCCAAACGGTCAGAACACAGAGGCCAGCATCGAAAATGAGCGCCACGAGCCGCTTGGCCGGCCGCGGGATAGCGAGAATTCTCTGGGTATAGCTATCCACGATGCGATCCGCCCTGGCCGATCATTCCGCCCTCGAGTCCCGTAGCCGTCGAGAGCTTGATGTCTCTTGCGCGATCACGCATGCGAAGAGTGCATGCAAAAGTCAAGGCGCCGCAGAGGAGGACGAAGCTCTCGCCGATGGCAAGCCGGTTGTTGGAGTTGCTGAGAATCGTGAAGCAGAAGTAGATC harbors:
- a CDS encoding polysaccharide biosynthesis protein; the protein is MVDSYTQRILAIPRPAKRLVALIFDAGLCVLTVWLAFCFRFNDWYALSGVQYVTIPVSLLIALPLFVTSGLYRAIFRFIGWAAFVTVIKCVAIYGLLYMVIFTVVSIPTIPRTVGILQPLLLLLAVGLSRFVARYFLYDAYNRILRQNTEVRTLVYGTGPQGRQLVSALGHGGEFKVVGFLDDDPGLQGNLINGVKVFNPATILKTCAELRVRTVLLALPQIDRARRNEIIETLRSAKVAVRTVPDIGALAVGRAQLTDLQDLDIEDLLGRSAVPPNPSLLEQNVKGRVVLVTGAAGSIGSQLCREIAKLQPSALLLLDQNEYGIYALHNELSGDVTEDMFPIVPLLASVCDEARIKSIFDTWQPATVYHAAAYKHVPLVEQNPAEGVKTNVFGTLTVSRAAVAAGVDRLILVSTDKAVRPTNIMGATKRLAEMVLQAQAAQSSTTTFSMVRFGNVLGSSGSVVPLFRQQIGRGGPITLTHAEITRFFMTVPEAAQLVIQAGAMAKGGDVYLLDMGEPVKIIDLARRMVELSGLTVRDDQNPAGDIEIVTTGLRPGEKLYEELLISDNPEFTEHPKIRTATEHFMPWPGLSTKLDELRDFALAGDAAALRVCLSELVSGYRPFEKVVDLVSLRQELAP